Proteins from a single region of Stigmatella erecta:
- a CDS encoding NAD-dependent epimerase/dehydratase family protein — MHFLLTGGTGFIGQRLARRIIERGDTLTVLVRRTSKRGPLEALGARFADGDLLTGQGLTEAVKGVDCVLHLAGVTKARDEEGYIQGNTEGTRRLARAMAALPQPPRLVFCSSLAAAGPSVPGQPRREEETPAPVSRYGRSKLGGEEAVREFCDKVPSVIVRPPIVYGPGDQEFLPALLPMARRGLVLKSGLGPKHYSLIHVDDLCTALLAAAERGQTLRQDAPEVGVYMVSDGTEYRWEDFCVTLAEALGRTPPWVLPVPEALSYVVGLGSELAARVRGTVPMLSRDKVREMRCAAWTCSPDRAAKELGFTPAIPLAQGLQSALAASK; from the coding sequence GTGCACTTTCTCCTCACGGGTGGTACCGGATTCATTGGCCAGCGGCTCGCGCGCCGCATCATCGAGCGGGGCGACACGCTCACCGTGCTCGTGCGCCGCACCTCCAAGCGAGGCCCCCTGGAGGCGCTGGGCGCGCGCTTCGCCGACGGCGACCTGCTCACCGGCCAGGGGCTCACCGAGGCGGTGAAGGGCGTGGACTGCGTGCTCCACCTGGCGGGCGTCACCAAGGCCCGCGACGAGGAGGGCTACATCCAGGGCAACACCGAGGGCACCCGGCGGCTGGCGCGCGCCATGGCGGCACTGCCCCAGCCGCCCCGGCTCGTCTTCTGCTCGTCCCTGGCGGCGGCGGGCCCCTCCGTGCCGGGGCAGCCCCGGCGCGAGGAAGAGACCCCTGCCCCGGTGTCCCGCTACGGCCGCAGCAAGCTGGGCGGCGAGGAGGCGGTGCGCGAGTTCTGCGACAAGGTGCCCTCCGTCATCGTCCGCCCGCCCATCGTCTACGGGCCCGGGGACCAGGAGTTCCTGCCCGCCCTGCTGCCCATGGCGCGGCGGGGGCTGGTGCTCAAGAGCGGCCTGGGCCCGAAGCACTACTCGCTCATCCACGTGGATGATCTCTGCACGGCGCTGCTCGCCGCGGCCGAGCGCGGCCAGACGCTGCGCCAGGACGCACCCGAGGTGGGCGTCTACATGGTGTCGGACGGGACCGAGTACCGGTGGGAGGACTTCTGCGTGACGCTCGCGGAGGCCCTGGGCCGCACGCCGCCCTGGGTGCTGCCCGTGCCCGAGGCCCTCAGCTACGTGGTGGGCCTGGGCTCGGAGCTGGCCGCGCGGGTGCGGGGCACGGTGCCCATGCTCAGCCGCGACAAGGTCCGCGAGATGCGGTGCGCGGCGTGGACCTGCTCTCCGGACCGGGCGGCGAAGGAACTGGGCTTCACGCCCGCCATCCCGCTCGCCCAGGGATTGCAGAGCGCCCTGGCCGCCTCGAAGTGA
- a CDS encoding MlaC/ttg2D family ABC transporter substrate-binding protein — protein MIAALLTASLLAAAPAGPLEVVKSGNADVQKAASAPGATVEQLATVVEKFVDFEELSKRALGKNWDTLNAAQRKDFTETMKGLLRASYAQKAIGQAQADVKYGKEAIEGNEATVDTTLTAKADQIPVDYKLYKVAGKGGTWRIYDVVTDDVSLVETYRGQFRKLLADKGFDGLLSTLKAKRAQLEKSSASTAAPAAGGVDAKAQATSTSKPAPAAKVQKQ, from the coding sequence ATGATTGCTGCCCTGCTTACCGCCTCGCTGCTCGCCGCCGCGCCCGCCGGACCGCTGGAAGTCGTCAAGTCCGGCAACGCGGACGTTCAGAAGGCCGCCTCGGCGCCCGGGGCCACCGTTGAGCAATTGGCTACTGTCGTCGAGAAGTTCGTCGACTTCGAGGAGCTCTCCAAGCGCGCCCTCGGCAAGAACTGGGACACGCTCAACGCCGCCCAGCGCAAGGACTTCACGGAGACCATGAAGGGCCTGCTGCGCGCCTCCTACGCCCAGAAGGCCATCGGCCAGGCCCAGGCGGACGTGAAGTACGGCAAGGAGGCCATCGAGGGCAACGAGGCCACCGTGGACACCACCCTCACGGCGAAGGCCGATCAGATCCCGGTCGACTACAAGCTCTACAAGGTGGCGGGCAAAGGAGGCACCTGGCGCATCTACGACGTCGTCACCGACGACGTGTCCCTGGTGGAGACCTACCGCGGCCAGTTCCGCAAGCTGCTCGCCGACAAGGGCTTCGACGGCCTGCTCTCCACCCTGAAGGCCAAGCGGGCGCAGCTGGAGAAGTCGTCGGCCAGCACGGCGGCCCCGGCGGCCGGGGGCGTGGACGCGAAGGCCCAGGCCACCAGCACCTCGAAGCCGGCGCCTGCGGCCAAGGTTCAGAAGCAGTAG
- a CDS encoding class I fructose-bisphosphate aldolase yields the protein MAYTDRVKQILSWYPSDNPGTLTNLARLLNTGALAGTGKLVILPVDQGFEHGPARSFGPNVAGYDPDYHAQLAIETGCSAYAAPLGFLEAIAGKLAGEIPLILKVNNSDTLAKVPNPISAVTSSVKDAVRLGCAAVGYTIYPGSGARNEQYQDLRDIIAEAKSYGLPTVLWAYARGAISKEGETGIDVIAYAAHISAQLGAHIIKVKPPTDFIEQPEAKKAFEKAGIPTKTLADRVREVVRSSFNGKRIVIFSGGESKSTPELLEDIKQIHQGGGFGSIMGRNAFQRPHDESVKLLKDVMGIFSGK from the coding sequence ATGGCCTACACCGATCGCGTGAAGCAGATCCTCTCCTGGTACCCGTCCGACAACCCGGGCACCCTCACCAACCTGGCGCGCCTGCTGAACACCGGCGCGCTGGCCGGCACCGGCAAGCTGGTCATCCTCCCGGTGGACCAGGGCTTCGAGCACGGTCCGGCGCGCTCCTTCGGGCCGAACGTGGCCGGGTATGATCCCGACTACCACGCCCAGCTGGCCATCGAGACGGGCTGCAGCGCGTACGCGGCGCCGCTCGGCTTCCTGGAGGCCATCGCCGGCAAGCTCGCGGGTGAGATTCCCCTCATCCTCAAGGTGAACAACTCGGACACCCTGGCCAAGGTGCCCAACCCCATCTCCGCCGTCACCTCCTCCGTGAAGGACGCCGTGCGGCTGGGCTGCGCTGCGGTGGGCTACACCATCTACCCGGGCTCCGGGGCGCGCAACGAGCAGTATCAGGACCTGCGCGACATCATCGCCGAGGCCAAGTCCTACGGCCTGCCCACCGTGCTCTGGGCCTACGCGCGCGGCGCCATCTCCAAGGAGGGCGAGACGGGCATCGACGTGATTGCCTACGCGGCGCACATCAGCGCCCAGCTCGGCGCCCACATCATCAAGGTGAAGCCCCCCACGGACTTCATCGAGCAGCCCGAGGCCAAGAAGGCCTTCGAGAAGGCGGGCATCCCCACCAAGACGCTGGCCGACCGCGTGCGCGAGGTGGTGCGCTCGTCCTTCAACGGCAAGCGCATCGTCATCTTCTCGGGCGGCGAGTCCAAGAGCACCCCGGAGCTGCTCGAGGACATCAAGCAGATCCACCAGGGTGGCGGCTTCGGCTCCATCATGGGCCGCAACGCCTTCCAGCGTCCGCATGACGAGTCCGTCAAGCTGCTCAAGGACGTGATGGGCATCTTCTCCGGCAAGTAA
- a CDS encoding aminotransferase class I/II-fold pyridoxal phosphate-dependent enzyme, with protein sequence MSRSHLAGRVAGLGTTVFSEFSALAARHGAVNLGQGFPDFDGPEEVKEAAVRAIREGSNQYAPSMGARELRGAIAEHAARFYGQQVDPDTMVTVTSGATEALLDAILGLVDPGDEVIVFEPFYDSYVANLAFVGATPRYVPLRPPDAHHATWWFDGAELEAAFGPRTRLLILNTPHNPTGKVFTREELERIGALCERHGVTVLADEVYEHIVFAPARHVRPSTVPALAGRTVTVSSMGKTFSLTGWKIGWIIAPPPLRDAVQRAHQFVTFATASPFQAATAVALRMPDAYFQTLAEHYRARRELLLGGLREAGLPAHAPEGSYFILADISQQGFPDDAAFCRALVTRGGVAAIPPSVFYSAEHRHLGHGFARFAFCKTQGVLEEGVRRLREGLSKLR encoded by the coding sequence ATGAGCCGCTCGCACCTCGCCGGCCGTGTTGCTGGCTTGGGGACCACGGTGTTCTCGGAGTTCAGCGCCCTGGCCGCGCGCCACGGCGCGGTGAACCTGGGGCAGGGGTTCCCGGACTTCGATGGGCCGGAGGAGGTGAAGGAGGCCGCGGTGCGGGCCATCCGTGAGGGCTCCAATCAGTACGCCCCGAGCATGGGGGCGCGCGAGCTGCGCGGGGCCATCGCCGAGCATGCGGCGCGCTTCTACGGCCAGCAGGTGGATCCCGACACCATGGTCACCGTCACGAGCGGGGCCACCGAGGCCCTGCTGGATGCCATCCTGGGGCTGGTGGATCCGGGCGACGAGGTGATCGTCTTCGAGCCCTTCTACGATTCCTATGTGGCGAACCTCGCGTTCGTGGGGGCCACGCCGCGCTACGTGCCGCTGCGGCCCCCGGATGCGCACCACGCCACGTGGTGGTTCGACGGGGCGGAGCTGGAGGCGGCCTTCGGCCCCCGCACGCGGCTGCTCATCCTCAACACCCCGCACAACCCCACGGGCAAGGTGTTCACCCGCGAGGAGCTGGAGCGCATCGGCGCCCTGTGCGAGCGGCATGGGGTGACGGTGCTCGCCGACGAGGTGTACGAGCACATCGTGTTCGCCCCCGCGCGGCACGTGCGCCCCTCCACCGTGCCGGCACTGGCCGGCCGCACCGTCACGGTGAGCAGCATGGGCAAGACGTTCAGCCTCACCGGGTGGAAGATCGGCTGGATCATTGCCCCGCCGCCGCTGCGTGACGCGGTGCAGCGCGCACACCAGTTCGTCACGTTCGCCACCGCCTCGCCCTTCCAGGCGGCCACCGCCGTGGCGCTGCGGATGCCGGACGCCTACTTCCAGACGCTGGCGGAGCACTACCGGGCACGGCGGGAGCTGCTGCTGGGCGGCCTGCGCGAGGCGGGGCTGCCGGCGCATGCGCCCGAGGGCAGCTACTTCATCCTCGCGGACATTTCCCAGCAGGGCTTCCCGGACGATGCCGCCTTCTGCCGCGCGCTCGTGACGCGGGGCGGCGTGGCCGCGATCCCTCCCAGTGTCTTTTATTCCGCAGAGCACCGGCACCTGGGCCATGGCTTCGCGCGCTTCGCGTTTTGCAAGACGCAGGGGGTGCTTGAGGAAGGGGTGCGCCGGCTGCGTGAGGGGCTCTCGAAGCTTCGCTAA
- a CDS encoding TolC family protein: protein MKQTALAHLVGIGLALSSGAAKAQGAPAVTPGASAPVPGTSAPVPGQPSGPAAPGPATPQVDVPARAPEVGEQGTAPGPTSPGPRLPGVPAGPEAPLPQDKPLTLAMLVAKARQQDARVEESEAELRRLEALQRQAHWAWFPKFETVVGFGGPVPEAHNDGLGGPPTTEATLEGDLNFGTLGVTFRAEVNALLPLYTFGKLSALEKAGDQGPIIGRALRERARAEAGLQAAQAFYGYQLARSGLAQLGETEKRLDDAAKRIEALLEEESEQVSKLDTYKVNFFRQIVVARRTEAKQGQALALEAIRLLAGGKPGEPLKIAEVDLPMKEAFTPPSLEEALAQAEQRRPELVAIQAGVTAREQEVLIRERSFYPDLGLVGFAKFAYTTNTTVQRSPFSYDPYNDRTAGVGFAMRGTFDIPIKKAQLDQARAELDKLKAQQRLLQAALRLEVTKTHGELTAALERAQAATEAEKNARRWATAAYAAFDLGTGDTRELVDAFTALAQGSADKAKSWFDVRLGIAALERVTAAPPAEGE from the coding sequence GTGAAACAGACAGCTCTGGCACATCTCGTGGGAATAGGACTGGCGCTCTCCTCTGGTGCGGCGAAGGCCCAAGGGGCACCTGCCGTCACCCCGGGCGCTTCGGCCCCGGTTCCAGGCACTTCCGCGCCCGTTCCGGGGCAGCCCAGCGGCCCTGCCGCCCCAGGCCCCGCGACGCCCCAGGTCGACGTGCCTGCCCGGGCCCCGGAAGTGGGGGAGCAGGGGACCGCCCCGGGGCCTACCTCCCCGGGCCCTCGGCTGCCGGGGGTACCCGCGGGTCCGGAAGCGCCCCTTCCCCAGGACAAGCCCCTCACGCTGGCGATGCTGGTGGCGAAGGCGCGCCAGCAGGATGCCCGGGTGGAGGAGTCCGAGGCGGAGCTGCGGCGGCTAGAGGCCCTGCAGCGGCAGGCGCACTGGGCCTGGTTTCCGAAGTTCGAGACGGTGGTGGGCTTCGGGGGCCCCGTGCCCGAGGCGCACAACGACGGCCTGGGCGGCCCGCCCACCACGGAGGCCACGCTGGAGGGAGACCTCAACTTCGGCACGCTGGGCGTGACGTTCCGCGCGGAGGTCAACGCCCTGTTGCCGCTGTACACCTTTGGCAAGCTGTCGGCGCTGGAGAAGGCGGGCGATCAGGGCCCCATCATCGGCCGGGCGCTCCGGGAGCGGGCCCGGGCCGAGGCGGGGCTCCAGGCGGCGCAGGCCTTCTATGGTTACCAGCTCGCGCGCTCGGGCCTGGCCCAGCTGGGCGAGACGGAGAAGCGGCTGGATGACGCGGCCAAGCGCATCGAGGCCCTGCTGGAGGAGGAGTCCGAGCAGGTCTCCAAACTGGACACCTACAAGGTGAACTTCTTCCGGCAGATCGTCGTGGCCCGCCGCACGGAGGCGAAGCAGGGCCAGGCGCTCGCGCTGGAGGCCATCCGGCTGCTGGCGGGGGGCAAGCCCGGCGAGCCGCTGAAGATCGCCGAGGTGGATCTTCCGATGAAGGAGGCGTTCACGCCGCCCTCGCTGGAGGAGGCGCTCGCGCAGGCCGAGCAGCGCCGCCCGGAGCTGGTGGCGATCCAGGCGGGCGTCACCGCGCGCGAACAGGAAGTCCTCATCCGCGAGCGCAGCTTCTACCCGGACCTGGGGCTCGTGGGCTTCGCGAAGTTCGCCTACACCACCAACACCACGGTGCAGCGCTCGCCCTTCTCGTACGATCCCTACAACGACCGCACCGCGGGTGTCGGCTTCGCCATGCGGGGCACCTTCGACATCCCCATCAAGAAGGCGCAGCTGGATCAGGCCCGGGCCGAGCTGGACAAGCTCAAGGCCCAGCAGCGCCTGCTCCAGGCCGCCTTGCGCCTGGAGGTGACGAAGACGCACGGGGAACTCACGGCCGCGCTGGAGCGCGCCCAGGCCGCCACCGAGGCGGAGAAGAACGCGCGGCGCTGGGCCACGGCCGCCTATGCCGCGTTTGATCTCGGCACGGGCGACACGCGTGAACTGGTGGACGCTTTCACCGCGCTTGCTCAGGGATCGGCCGACAAGGCGAAGAGCTGGTTTGACGTCCGCCTGGGAATCGCGGCTTTGGAGCGTGTCACCGCCGCACCCCCCGCCGAGGGTGAATAA
- a CDS encoding aminotransferase class I/II-fold pyridoxal phosphate-dependent enzyme, with protein sequence MSDVFDKCRSWKDYRIAKAAGLYPYFRSIEASHGATEVEIEGRRVIMVGSNNYLGLSADPRVKEAAVRAVEKFGTTCSGSRLLNGTLALHEELEARLAKFLNRESALVISTGFQTNLALSAILGRHDIVFSDRQNHASLVDGIRLGFATERKYRHNDLEHLEQLLAAAEPNAGKIIVTDGVFSMEGDLCNLPRLVELAKRYNARLMTDDAHSMGVLGTHGRGVSEYFGLEAETDLVMGTFSKSFASLGGVLAGPFEVINYMRHKARPVIFSASMTPASVAAALKSLEIIEAEPERRARLLDIAEKMHNGFRAMGFDTGVSVTPVVPVHIGDQVKCFRFWKALHEAGVFANPVIPPAVEAGHALIRTSYMATHTDAQLDQVLDTFEKIGRRLNVIPETRPTVYEPVQIARPGSGVRANKASEKWAAGSAGQLVNPNGFSLDQLSRMSSREVAGKLFDAVEHLTWRAANFQPEDLRKLSGASRRLWKKRGELPGLLLEKSAHFFMKNGHDHNGAPVERN encoded by the coding sequence ATGAGTGACGTCTTCGACAAGTGCCGCAGTTGGAAGGACTACCGCATCGCGAAGGCCGCGGGCCTCTACCCCTACTTCCGCTCCATCGAGGCCTCCCACGGAGCCACCGAGGTGGAGATCGAAGGGCGCCGCGTCATCATGGTGGGCTCGAACAACTACCTGGGCCTGTCGGCGGATCCGCGGGTGAAGGAGGCGGCCGTCCGCGCGGTGGAGAAGTTCGGCACCACGTGCTCGGGCTCCCGCCTGCTCAACGGCACCCTGGCGCTGCACGAGGAGCTGGAGGCGCGGCTGGCCAAGTTCCTCAACCGCGAGTCGGCGCTCGTCATCTCCACCGGCTTCCAGACGAACCTGGCCCTGTCGGCCATCCTGGGCCGGCACGACATCGTCTTCAGCGACCGGCAGAACCACGCCTCGCTCGTGGACGGCATCCGGCTGGGCTTCGCCACCGAGCGCAAGTACCGCCACAATGATCTGGAGCACCTGGAGCAGCTCCTGGCCGCGGCCGAGCCGAACGCCGGGAAGATCATCGTCACCGACGGCGTGTTCTCCATGGAAGGGGACCTGTGCAACCTGCCCCGCCTGGTGGAGCTGGCCAAGCGCTACAACGCGCGGCTGATGACGGACGATGCGCACTCCATGGGCGTGCTGGGCACCCACGGGCGCGGCGTGTCCGAGTACTTCGGGCTGGAGGCGGAGACGGACCTGGTGATGGGCACCTTCTCCAAGAGCTTCGCCTCGCTGGGCGGCGTGCTCGCGGGCCCCTTCGAGGTCATCAACTACATGCGCCACAAGGCGCGCCCGGTCATCTTCTCGGCGTCCATGACGCCCGCCTCCGTGGCGGCGGCGCTCAAGTCGCTGGAGATCATCGAGGCGGAGCCGGAGCGCCGCGCGCGGCTCCTGGACATCGCGGAGAAGATGCACAACGGCTTCCGCGCCATGGGCTTCGACACGGGCGTGTCGGTGACGCCGGTGGTGCCGGTGCACATCGGGGATCAGGTGAAGTGCTTCCGCTTCTGGAAGGCGCTGCACGAGGCGGGCGTGTTCGCCAACCCCGTCATCCCCCCGGCGGTGGAGGCGGGCCACGCGCTCATCCGCACCAGCTACATGGCCACGCACACGGACGCGCAGCTCGACCAGGTGCTCGACACCTTCGAGAAGATCGGCCGGCGCCTGAACGTCATCCCCGAGACGCGGCCCACGGTGTACGAGCCGGTGCAGATCGCCCGGCCGGGCTCGGGCGTGCGCGCCAACAAGGCCTCGGAGAAGTGGGCGGCGGGCTCCGCCGGCCAGCTGGTGAACCCCAACGGCTTCTCGCTGGATCAGCTCTCGCGCATGTCCTCGCGCGAGGTTGCCGGCAAGCTCTTCGACGCGGTGGAGCACCTGACGTGGCGCGCCGCCAACTTCCAGCCGGAGGACCTGCGCAAGCTGAGCGGGGCCTCGCGGCGGCTGTGGAAGAAGCGCGGCGAGCTGCCCGGGCTGCTGCTGGAGAAGAGCGCGCACTTCTTCATGAAGAACGGGCACGACCACAACGGCGCCCCGGTGGAAAGGAACTAG
- a CDS encoding N-acetyltransferase — protein sequence MALSAEAAAAPALPPVPAGVTVSRVQNSADKTAFIRLPYSLYQGDANWVPPLEMERRDFLDPRKNPFLEFGEVVLFLARRGKDVVGRIAAVKDPRFNEFQGTNYGFFGLFECVNDAGVARALFDAASEWLKAQGFTSVLGPMNFSGNQELGLLVDGFGTPPALMTTYNPPYYAQLLEACGFTKAKDLWSFELSSSAEPPEKVVRIAEKIRQREGITVRHVDMKRLAEEISRLKEIYNSAWEKNWGFVPMTEREFDHLAREMKQIVRPELVLIAEVKGEPVAFSITLPDGNEAIKAAGGRLTTFGIPVGLVKMLLAVRKIRRLRLITLGIKEGYRRRGIDAIMYLDTLRTARRLGYEGGEISWTLEDNHLVNRAIESMGGQRSKTHRIYQRPL from the coding sequence ATGGCCCTGTCCGCCGAAGCGGCCGCCGCCCCTGCCCTGCCCCCCGTGCCCGCCGGTGTCACGGTCAGCCGCGTGCAGAACAGCGCGGACAAGACGGCCTTCATCCGCCTGCCCTACTCCCTCTACCAGGGGGATGCGAACTGGGTGCCCCCGCTGGAGATGGAGCGGCGGGACTTCCTGGATCCGCGCAAGAACCCCTTCCTCGAGTTCGGCGAGGTGGTGCTGTTCCTCGCCCGGCGCGGCAAGGACGTGGTGGGCCGCATCGCGGCGGTGAAGGACCCGCGCTTCAACGAGTTCCAGGGCACCAACTACGGGTTCTTCGGCCTGTTCGAGTGCGTGAATGACGCCGGGGTGGCCCGCGCCCTGTTCGACGCCGCCTCCGAGTGGCTCAAGGCCCAGGGCTTCACCTCGGTGCTCGGGCCGATGAACTTCTCCGGCAACCAGGAGCTGGGGCTGCTGGTGGACGGCTTCGGCACGCCGCCGGCGCTGATGACGACGTACAACCCGCCCTACTACGCGCAGCTCCTGGAGGCCTGCGGGTTCACCAAGGCGAAGGATCTCTGGTCATTCGAGCTGTCGTCCTCGGCCGAGCCGCCCGAGAAGGTGGTGCGCATCGCGGAGAAGATCCGCCAGCGCGAGGGCATCACCGTCCGGCACGTGGACATGAAGCGCCTCGCCGAGGAGATCTCCCGCCTGAAGGAGATCTACAACTCGGCCTGGGAGAAGAACTGGGGCTTCGTGCCCATGACGGAGCGCGAGTTCGATCACCTGGCCCGGGAGATGAAGCAGATCGTCCGGCCGGAGCTGGTGCTCATCGCCGAGGTGAAGGGCGAGCCCGTCGCCTTCTCCATCACGCTGCCGGATGGCAACGAGGCCATCAAGGCCGCCGGGGGCCGGCTCACCACCTTCGGGATCCCCGTGGGGCTGGTGAAGATGCTCCTGGCGGTGCGGAAGATCCGCCGGCTGCGGCTCATCACCCTGGGCATCAAGGAGGGGTACCGCCGCCGCGGCATCGACGCCATCATGTACCTGGACACGCTGCGCACCGCCCGCAGGCTCGGCTACGAGGGAGGGGAGATCTCCTGGACGCTCGAGGACAATCACCTGGTGAACCGGGCGATCGAGTCCATGGGCGGCCAGCGCTCCAAGACGCACCGCATCTACCAGCGTCCGCTCTGA